A genome region from Alphaproteobacteria bacterium includes the following:
- a CDS encoding undecaprenyl-diphosphate phosphatase codes for MTLAYLFILSIVQGLTEFLPVSSSAHLALTPLFMNEQDQGILIDVALHVGTLCAILVYYWRDVWAIAFDVLRWKPTFNRNLGLYIALATIPALAFGLLIHVLLPDGIRSVTVITATTLIFGGLMGLADLKFPQVKEVKDITLKQALLIGLAQAVALIPGTSRSGITMTTARFLGFKRVDAARFSFLLGIPAMVAAGAMSFLEIFKSENPGLLHESAIAVGLAFVAGLCAIHFMMKWLQKFGLMPFVVYRILLGTFLLFYFVL; via the coding sequence ATGACTCTGGCGTATCTTTTCATTTTGTCGATAGTTCAAGGGCTTACCGAATTCCTGCCGGTCAGCTCCAGCGCGCATCTGGCGCTGACCCCGCTGTTCATGAATGAACAGGATCAGGGAATCCTGATCGATGTCGCCCTGCATGTCGGCACGCTATGCGCCATACTGGTGTATTACTGGCGCGATGTCTGGGCGATTGCCTTCGATGTCCTGCGCTGGAAACCCACCTTCAACCGCAACCTTGGCTTATATATAGCCTTGGCCACGATCCCCGCGCTCGCTTTTGGCCTGCTGATCCATGTGCTGCTGCCGGACGGTATCCGCAGCGTGACCGTGATTACCGCCACCACCCTGATTTTCGGCGGGCTGATGGGCCTTGCCGACCTGAAATTCCCGCAGGTGAAAGAGGTGAAGGACATCACCCTGAAACAGGCATTGTTGATCGGTTTGGCACAGGCGGTCGCGCTGATCCCCGGCACCAGCCGCTCCGGCATCACCATGACGACGGCGCGGTTTCTGGGCTTTAAACGCGTCGATGCGGCGCGGTTTTCGTTCCTGCTCGGCATCCCCGCCATGGTCGCGGCAGGGGCGATGAGCTTCCTTGAAATCTTCAAATCCGAAAATCCCGGCCTGTTGCATGAAAGCGCGATTGCAGTGGGTTTGGCCTTCGTGGCGGGCCTTTGCGCCATCCATTTCATGATGAAATGGCTGCAAAAATTCGGGCTGATGCCCTTTGTCGTTTACCGAATCCTGCTGGGCACGTTCCTGTTATTTTATTTCGTGCTGTAA